In Mycoplasma feriruminatoris, the sequence GGTTAGTTAGATCATCTAATTCTTCTTGTTTTTGTTTAATTAATTCAAATTCATTTTTATAAAATGTTTGTTCAATTAACGATCTATCTAATATATTTGAATTTCATTCTTTTATAGAACCACTTTTTTCTAATTTTCGTGTTAATTCATTAGATAAAATTTCATAACAAATATCATTAGATGAAGATTTTTTTGAGTATGATTTAAAAATTGTAGAAATTAACTCGATATCTTCTGTAATGCTATCAAAATTATTAAAAATTATTTGGTAAATATCATACACATCAACATAAGAAATATTATTTAAATTATTAAAAACATAATTTGTTAAATTGTCTTCTAATTTCATTAGATCTACACTTTCAATAGCATCAAATGAATTAATTAAGGTTTTAAAATATCTTGTAAAATCATCTAGATTATTGTTTATCGATTTTAAATAATTCTGTACCTTGGTATCATCATAAATTGTTTGTCTAATATCTACATCTTTTATAAATTGATAATAATTATTGTTATTCAATGTGAAAATCTTATCTTTAATATCAGTGAATTTATTAAAGAATTTATTATATTTATTCATCTCTTCAACGCTAACACCACCGTGCATCATTGAGTAAAGATCATATTCTTCTTGCTTTTTAAAATTATCAATATATCTAGAAATATTTAAGTTATAACCATTTTCTTCAATTTCTTGTAATGAAACTATTCTTGAAAAATTTGCTACTTCTAATCTGTTGTTTACAACATCAGAGATCTTTTTGACATGTGATTTTGTAAATTTATTATTTTTTCCATCTTTTATATAAAGTTGAGAAGCATCGACAAATAAAATATCACCGCTAGTTTTGTCTTTTTTTAAAATCATTATAATTGTTGGAATACCTGTCCCATAAAACATATTAGAAGGCAATCCAATAATTGCATCAATATTTCAATTTTTTATTAAATTCTCACGAATAACACCTTCTGAATTACCTCTAAATAAAACTCCGTGAGGTAAAACAATAGCCATAATCCCATTAGTATCTAAATGGTATAAATCATGAAGTAAAAAAGCATAATCAGCTTTTGATTTAGGAGCAATCCCATAACCTCTGTAACGTGGGTCTTCTCTATGTTCATCAGGATTTCATTCACTAGAGTATGGTGGATTAGACACAACAGCATTAACTCTTAAAAGCATATAACGATTAGGATCATTATTTTCAAATGTTGGCCAATCTTCTTTTAAAGTGTCAGCGCATCTTACATTAATTTCATTTGGACTAATTCCTCTCATAATTAAATTCATTCTTGTTAAGTTATAAGTTGTAATATTTAATTCTTGAGCATAATATTTAACTGGACTAGTCTTATTATTATATTTTTTAAACTCTTCACCAATATTTAAAAGTAAAGAACCCGATCCACTAGTTGAATCATATACTTTAATGTTTTCTTTATAATCTTTTAAATTATATGCTATGATTTTTGACATTAATTCAGACACTTCATGAGGTGTATAAAACTCACCGGCCTTAGCACCTGCTGATGAGGCAAATCTTGCGATTAAATATTCATAAATAAAACCTAGAACATCATAATCTTGTTTTGTTGTTGGAATATCTTTAATAGTGTTTATTAAACCTAAAATATTTTCTATTCTTTTTTTAGTATCACTACCTAATTTATCTAATTCTCTTTCGAATTTAGAAAATATATCTTTAAACAATAATTCGTAATCAGGGTTTATATTGTCATTAAAATCATTAAATGCTTGTTGAAAGTTGTTAATTCCAAAATTATTTTTATCTTCTAATCAATAGTTAAACAAGTTACTATAGTCTATAAAATATCCTAATTTCTCTAAACATTCACTTTTAATTTCTTGAAAATTCTCAGCATTAATATTTGAATCTTTTGTTAATTAAACATCTACTTTAAGATCCAATTTACTATCTAAATATTTTAATTCATCTTTATTAACTCACTCTAATAACAAATATTCTGTTTGTTTCTCACATAAAAACTTATATAAAATTAACCCTAAAACATAATCTTTATATTCAAATGCATCTATATTGCCTCTTAATTTATTAGCTGATTCTCAAATTATATTACCTAGCTTTTGTTTAGTTATTTTATTTCCCATATTACTCCTTGTGTTTTTTAAAAAACTACTAAAAAACATTAGACATCATATTTAAATTATAGCAAACTAAAAAATTACTTATGTTTAGCTAGCCTTTAATAACCTATAAAAAACTATTTATACACCTTCTAACTAAAAATAGTGAGCTTTTTATTTGCTCACTATTTTTTATCTATTTTATTAATTCTTTCTAAATATCTTCTAATAGGTTTTATAAAAGCAAACATTTCTTGTTCTTTTAAAAATCTAATTAGTCGATAATAAGACACATTAATAGGTTTAAAATTAATTCTTCCTAGTTTAATATTAGTAAGAATTCTAGTTATTTTTTTATTTTCAATAATTAGTTGTTTATTATCTAAAATAATAGTTTTTAAGGGTTCAGATAATTCATTAGTATGTTTAATAATATTTTCAACACTTTGGTATTTATTAATTAAATTTTCAGCTTGTTTTTTTCTAATATATTTAACACCTTTAATATTATCTGATCTATCTCCTAAAATAGCTTTAATATCAGCTACTTGATTTGGGTTACATAAAAAGTGTTCATAAACTTCTTTTTGTTTTATAATTTTAGTTT encodes:
- a CDS encoding type I restriction-modification system subunit M, which codes for MFNYWLEDKNNFGINNFQQAFNDFNDNINPDYELLFKDIFSKFERELDKLGSDTKKRIENILGLINTIKDIPTTKQDYDVLGFIYEYLIARFASSAGAKAGEFYTPHEVSELMSKIIAYNLKDYKENIKVYDSTSGSGSLLLNIGEEFKKYNNKTSPVKYYAQELNITTYNLTRMNLIMRGISPNEINVRCADTLKEDWPTFENNDPNRYMLLRVNAVVSNPPYSSEWNPDEHREDPRYRGYGIAPKSKADYAFLLHDLYHLDTNGIMAIVLPHGVLFRGNSEGVIRENLIKNWNIDAIIGLPSNMFYGTGIPTIIMILKKDKTSGDILFVDASQLYIKDGKNNKFTKSHVKKISDVVNNRLEVANFSRIVSLQEIEENGYNLNISRYIDNFKKQEEYDLYSMMHGGVSVEEMNKYNKFFNKFTDIKDKIFTLNNNNYYQFIKDVDIRQTIYDDTKVQNYLKSINNNLDDFTRYFKTLINSFDAIESVDLMKLEDNLTNYVFNNLNNISYVDVYDIYQIIFNNFDSITEDIELISTIFKSYSKKSSSNDICYEILSNELTRKLEKSGSIKEWNSNILDRSLIEQTFYKNEFELIKQKQEELDDLTNQLSEVLDSISEEDKNDDIYDNEKEKWRHDEIKKIIKVLEKSEESFDEDSLEAKLISTKEIYSKIDKYKKSINESSKELIKKSYEKYLSLNKTEFYDLLITKWLDKIIDQLKQTTTNVIDNFVSQLETLNNKYDDTLEDINDQIIKNEKELVGLLKDLNLEDETSDSIAIKELIKILGGE
- a CDS encoding type I restriction-modification system subunit M N-terminal domain-containing protein, coding for MGNKITKQKLGNIIWESANKLRGNIDAFEYKDYVLGLILYKFLCEKQTEYLLLEWVNKDELKYLDSKLDLKVDV